From Pelmatolapia mariae isolate MD_Pm_ZW linkage group LG22, Pm_UMD_F_2, whole genome shotgun sequence, a single genomic window includes:
- the LOC134619771 gene encoding protein MTSS 1-like isoform X1: METVMERECSALGGLFQTVIGDMKGSYPVWDDFISKASKLQSQLRTTVVAVAAFLDAFQKVADLATNSRGGTRDIGSALTRMCMRHRSIEAKLRQFSMVFLDCLINPLQEQMEEWKRVANTLDKDHAKEYKKARQEIKKRSSDTLKLQKKAKKADVFGRGDLQPQLDSAMQDVSDKYLLLEETEKQAVRRALVEERSRFCCFVSMLRPVVEEEMSMLGEITHLQTLTDDLKMLTMDPHKLPASSEQVIVDLKGSECTWSYQTPPSSPSTTVSRKSSMCSSLNSVNSSDSRSSGSHCHSPTSHFRYRASSSSSSSVLPQQTPARLSSISSHDSGFISQDAYQSKSPSPMPPETLQLTNGFDHHGAQDTHLHPSYFSYSSPTTTPISSPSCSSVSPTWPWSRSGCGQSGEFPPLSPSGLGVIPSSRVPSWKDWAKPGPYDQPMVNTLKRSKDRRETTDPSSHQGADVTTPGEEPNRGKGNNTSTSPKVDRETHEELARALARGLQLDIHGSSRDSLQGSSGYSSQTNTPCCSEDTISSQVSDCDYYSVGADQEVEQQSSDFDKSSTIPRNSDITQSYRRMFQSKRPASTAGLPSNPSAVITPGVATIRRTPSSKPNLRRPSGGLNLGPIPIKPPMIPVKTPTVPEHPGFPSKAASEDGNTPRTPLSPATTPLSPGSNGSLSPKSVPWETQHMGKGSDPPTPPPQPSGRSSEWERRPLPELLEETEYAEVEDFLVAIRRGVKLKKTTTNDRSAPMIH; encoded by the exons GGGGGACCCGGGACATCGGTTCAGCCCTCACCAGGATGTGCATGAGGCATCGCAGCATCGAGGCCAAACTACGCCAGTTCTCCAT GGTGTTTCTGGACTGTCTGATCAACCCTCTACAGGAGCAGATGGAGGAGTGGAAAAGAGTCGCCAACACTCTGGATAAAGACCATGCCAAAg AGTACAAGAAAGCCCGTCAGGAGATCAAGAAGAGATCATCAGACACTCTCAAGCTGCAGAAGAAAGCTAAGAAAG CTGATGTTTTCG GCCGTGGAGACCTGCAGCCCCAGCTGGACAGCGCCATGCAGGACGTCAGCGATAAGTACCTGCTGCTGGAGGAGACGGAGAAGCAGGCGGTGAGGAGGGCGCTGGTGGAGGAGAGGAGTCGCTTTTGCTGCTTCGTGTCCATGCTGCGGCCTGTCGTG gAGGAGGAGATGTCCATGCTGGGGGAGATTACGCACCTCCAGACGCTGACAGACGACCTGAAGATGCTAACCATGGACCCGCACAAGCTGCCCGCCTCCAGTGAGCAG gtAATCGTAGACCTGAAGGGCTCCGAGTGCACCTGGTCCTACCAAACTCCTCCCTCGTCACCAAGCACCACCGTATCCAGGAAGTCCAGCATGTGCAG CAGCCTGAACAGCGTGAACAGCAGCGACTCTCGCTCCAGCGGCTCACACTGTCACTCCCCGACCTCCCACTTCCGTTATcgcgcctcctcctcctcttcctcctcggTGCTGCCCCAGCAGACACCTGCCCGCCTCTCTTCAATCTCCTCACACGACTCTGGCTTCATCTCTCAGGATGCCTACCAGTCCAAATCTCCTTCACCGATGCCCCCAGAGACCCTGCAG TTGACAAATGGTTTTGACCATCACGGAGCCCAGGACACCCACCTCCACCCTTCATACTTCTCCTACTCCTCTCCCACCACCACTCCCATCTCCTCGCCCTCCTGTTCGTCCGTTTCACCCACGTGGCCGTGGTCTCGCTCAGGCTGCGGCCAATCAGGAGAGTTCCCGCCTCTCAGCCCCTCGGGGCTTGGAGTGATCCCATCATCCAGAGTCCCATCCTGGAAG GATTGGGCCAAACCAGGCCCGTACGATCAGCCCATGGTTAATACCCTGAAGAGGAGCAAGGACAGGAGAGAGACTACAGATCCCAGCAGCCACCAGGGTGCTGATGTCACCACACCAGGAGAGGAGCCAAACAGGGGCAAAGGAAACAACACTTCAACATCCCCCAAG GTGGACAGGGAGACCCATGAGGAGCTGGCCAGAGCTCTGGCCCGTGGCCTCCAGCTGGACATCCACGGCTCCAGCAGAGATTCCCTGCAAGGCTCCAGCGGCTACAGCAGCCAGACCAACACACCCTGCTGCTCAGAGGACACCATCTCCTCACAGG TATCGGACTGTGACTACTACTCTGTGGGAGCAGATCAGGAGGTGGAGCAGCAGTCCTCAGACTTTGATAAATCCTCCACCATCCCGAGGAACAGCGACATCACCCAGTCCTACCGCCGCATGTTTCAGTCTAAACGCCCTGCTTCCACTGCTGGCCTGCCTTCCAACCCCTCTGCTGTAATCACCCCGGGAGTTGCTACTATCAGACGGACACCGTCCTCCAAACCCAACTTGCGACGACCATCCGGGGGCCTCAACCTGGGCCCCATCCCCATCAAGCCCCCCATGATCCCAGTTAAGACTCCCACTGTGCCTGAACACCCTGGATTCCCCAGCAAAGCAGCGTCAGAAGACGGCAACACCCCGCGGACCCCGCTAAGCCCAGCCACCACTCCTCTGTCACCAGGTAGCAACGGGTCATTGTCACCAAAGTCTGTCCCTTGGGAGACCCAGCACATGGGCAAGGGATCGGATCCTCCAACCCCACCTCCACAGCCCAGCGGTCGGTCATCAGAGTGGGAGCGTCGACCCCTCCCAGAGCTCTTGGAAGAAACAGAATACGCTGAGGTGGAGGACTTTCTGGTGGCCATCCGACGAGGCGTCAAGCTCAAGAAGACGACAACCAACGACCGATCAGCACCAATGATTCACTGA